Proteins from one Faecalibacterium sp. I3-3-33 genomic window:
- a CDS encoding DNA topoisomerase 3 yields MSVQLVIAEKPSVARSIATVIGADEKQNGYWQGDGYLVSWCIGHLVSFAEAGQYDEKYCKWKYEDLPILPQPWQFIVPDEKKQQFEIVRSLLNRPDVDSVTAATDAGREGELIFRFVYQMAGCTKPVKRLWISSMEDAAIREGFANLCPDSDYDALYQSALCRAKADWLVGINATRLFSVLYHKTLTVGRVQTPTLKMLVDRDAKILRFQKEKYYTVGIHSGSLKADSGRIADAETANSLKEKCTGTTTVCTSVKREKKTEQPPKLYDLTTLQREANRLFGFTAKQTLDYAQQLYEKKLLTYPRTDSQYLTEDMGQTAQHLVSDLLGLLPFAQGLALTPDVDRVLNSKKVADHHAILPTAEFVKQGFTGLAESECKLLNLVCSKLLCAIAAPHEYETVTAVFSCAGNEFTAKGKTVLILGWKEIDQQFRSTLKSDTEEEVLNTLPELAEGQSFSVTANVSEHFTSPPKAYTEDTLLSAMERAGAEDMPEDKVNCSAGAREGGLGHAERKGLGTPATRAAILEKLVQMGFVQRKGKQLVPTKDGVNLAVVLPESLTSPSLTAEWENRLTEIAKGNADPDEFMAEIEAQVRQLVKTYSCISADKQNLFQSERVIIGKCPRCSENVYEGKKNFYCGNRSCQFVMWKNDRFFEQRKKAFTPKIAAALLKNGKAKVKGLYSGKTGKTYDATVLLADTGGKYVNYRVERKE; encoded by the coding sequence ATGAGCGTTCAGCTGGTGATTGCCGAAAAGCCCAGTGTTGCCCGCAGCATTGCCACCGTGATCGGGGCCGATGAAAAGCAAAACGGCTACTGGCAGGGCGACGGGTATCTTGTCAGCTGGTGCATCGGGCATCTGGTGTCCTTTGCGGAAGCGGGCCAGTACGATGAAAAATACTGCAAGTGGAAGTATGAAGATTTGCCCATCCTGCCCCAGCCGTGGCAGTTCATTGTCCCGGACGAAAAGAAACAGCAGTTTGAAATTGTGCGCTCTCTGCTCAACCGCCCGGATGTGGACAGTGTGACCGCCGCAACCGACGCAGGCCGGGAGGGAGAACTGATCTTCCGCTTTGTCTACCAAATGGCCGGCTGCACGAAACCCGTAAAGCGGCTCTGGATTTCCAGCATGGAGGATGCCGCCATCCGGGAGGGCTTTGCAAACCTGTGCCCGGATTCGGATTATGATGCGCTGTACCAATCGGCCCTCTGCCGTGCAAAAGCAGATTGGCTGGTGGGCATCAATGCAACGCGGCTGTTTTCGGTGCTGTACCACAAGACTCTGACCGTGGGCCGCGTACAGACACCGACATTGAAAATGCTGGTGGACCGGGATGCAAAAATCCTGCGCTTCCAGAAAGAAAAGTATTATACGGTCGGCATCCATTCCGGCAGCCTGAAAGCAGACAGTGGGCGCATTGCGGATGCAGAAACCGCAAATTCTCTCAAAGAAAAATGCACAGGCACAACTACCGTTTGTACTTCTGTCAAACGGGAGAAAAAGACAGAACAGCCGCCCAAGCTCTATGACCTGACCACCTTGCAGCGGGAGGCAAACCGTCTGTTCGGTTTCACGGCCAAGCAGACCCTTGATTACGCCCAGCAGCTTTACGAAAAGAAACTGCTGACTTATCCCCGCACAGACAGCCAATATCTGACCGAGGACATGGGCCAGACAGCACAACATCTTGTGTCTGATCTGCTGGGGCTGCTGCCCTTTGCCCAAGGGCTTGCACTTACCCCGGATGTAGACCGTGTGCTGAACAGCAAAAAGGTAGCGGACCATCATGCCATCCTTCCCACGGCCGAATTTGTAAAACAGGGCTTCACCGGCCTTGCCGAGAGTGAATGCAAGCTGCTGAACCTTGTCTGCTCCAAGCTGCTCTGCGCGATAGCCGCGCCCCATGAGTACGAAACTGTGACTGCTGTGTTCTCCTGCGCCGGGAACGAGTTCACCGCCAAGGGAAAAACGGTGCTTATTCTCGGCTGGAAAGAGATCGACCAGCAGTTCCGCTCCACCCTGAAATCAGATACCGAGGAAGAAGTGCTGAACACCCTGCCGGAACTGGCCGAGGGACAGAGTTTTTCCGTGACGGCTAACGTTTCGGAACACTTCACGTCCCCGCCGAAAGCCTACACCGAAGATACGCTCCTGTCAGCAATGGAGCGGGCCGGGGCCGAAGATATGCCGGAGGACAAGGTGAATTGCTCCGCAGGAGCAAGAGAGGGTGGCCTGGGCCATGCAGAACGCAAGGGGCTGGGCACACCCGCCACCCGTGCCGCGATTCTGGAAAAACTGGTGCAAATGGGCTTTGTGCAGCGCAAGGGCAAGCAACTTGTTCCCACCAAGGACGGCGTCAATCTGGCGGTGGTTCTGCCGGAAAGCCTGACCTCTCCCTCTCTGACCGCCGAATGGGAGAATCGTCTGACCGAGATTGCCAAGGGCAATGCAGACCCGGACGAGTTCATGGCCGAAATTGAGGCGCAGGTGCGCCAGCTGGTCAAGACCTATTCTTGTATCAGTGCAGATAAGCAAAACCTGTTCCAGTCGGAACGGGTTATTATCGGCAAGTGTCCCCGGTGCAGTGAAAACGTCTATGAGGGCAAGAAAAACTTCTACTGCGGGAATCGTAGCTGTCAGTTCGTGATGTGGAAGAATGACCGCTTCTTTGAGCAGCGCAAAAAGGCGTTCACACCGAAGATCGCCGCTGCTCTGCTCAAAAACGGTAAGGCAAAGGTCAAGGGCCTCTATTCCGGAAAGACAGGCAAAACCTATGATGCAACGGTGCTTCTGGCAGATACGGGAGGCAAGTACGTCAATTACCGGGTAGAGCGCAAAGAGTAA
- a CDS encoding DUF4366 domain-containing protein codes for MKPDWNYRFAAGLLAILLCLCSFSMPAFASGTDPAPEPLPEITEEEPTTGGMEPEGVPITPKGNATLVDDFYGDKQLITVTTKAGNYFYILIDRANEDKETSVHFLNQVDDADLLALLDEEPQAAEVCTCTVKCEAGNVNENCPLCEKSLRNCTAPEAVKTDTETPQEKPKSNMGSLMILLALALAGGGAALYYFKFRKPKADTTGHDDLDEYDFGEDEDADEEPAEIEIHSENGQEDET; via the coding sequence ATGAAACCTGATTGGAACTACCGTTTTGCTGCTGGATTGCTGGCTATCCTGCTCTGCCTCTGCTCGTTCTCCATGCCCGCTTTTGCAAGCGGCACTGACCCTGCCCCGGAACCTCTGCCGGAAATTACCGAGGAAGAACCAACTACGGGCGGCATGGAGCCGGAGGGTGTGCCCATCACGCCCAAGGGCAATGCAACACTGGTGGATGATTTCTATGGCGACAAGCAGCTTATCACTGTGACCACCAAGGCCGGGAATTATTTTTACATTCTGATCGACCGCGCCAATGAGGACAAAGAAACATCCGTTCACTTCCTGAACCAAGTGGACGATGCCGACTTGCTGGCCCTGCTGGATGAAGAGCCGCAGGCCGCCGAGGTCTGCACCTGCACGGTGAAATGTGAGGCAGGAAACGTGAACGAAAACTGCCCCTTGTGTGAAAAGAGTCTGCGCAACTGCACGGCCCCGGAAGCTGTGAAAACCGACACCGAAACGCCGCAGGAAAAGCCGAAATCCAACATGGGCAGTCTGATGATTCTGCTGGCGCTGGCTCTGGCGGGCGGTGGCGCGGCACTCTATTATTTCAAGTTCCGCAAGCCCAAGGCCGATACCACCGGGCACGATGATCTGGACGAATACGATTTTGGCGAGGACGAGGATGCAGACGAGGAACCGGCTGAAATCGAGATTCATTCGGAGAACGGACAGGAGGACGAAACATGA
- a CDS encoding DUF4315 family protein → MAKRLSRIERDIERLKEKISEYQQQLKELEAAKTEQENLQIIQLVRSMNMKPDEFAAFLRSGALNAAPTVTPYHKQEDAADET, encoded by the coding sequence ATGGCAAAAAGACTTTCCCGCATTGAGCGCGATATTGAACGGCTCAAAGAAAAAATCAGCGAATACCAGCAGCAGTTGAAAGAACTGGAAGCTGCAAAGACCGAACAGGAAAATTTGCAGATCATTCAGCTGGTGCGCAGCATGAACATGAAACCGGACGAGTTTGCGGCTTTTCTGCGCAGCGGTGCGCTGAACGCCGCTCCTACCGTCACCCCGTACCACAAACAGGAGGATGCCGCCGATGAAACCTGA
- a CDS encoding C40 family peptidase, with product MKELQAKAKVTQTMTRDGLVVENQADGTVENVSSREAEQDYSTDSEGKTEKILERTEDVKDKHKAKKKAKQAAETAESEDGLHRSAARLELTEEERADPALQPYIQKAEAKADKLDAARAALPKKRVPVKEKIYDAASGKAKSTLRFEQQDKGPPSLKPNPASRPLSEALLFAHGKIHEVEHENVGVEGGHKGEELVEHQTAKVIRSGIRHHKMKPYKAVEKAERQLMSANAEYFYQKSLRDNPQLAQSASNPISRMWQKQRIKQQYAKAARQAGQAAAQGAATTAENGFRVTKLAAEGGERVAEFAARNWKTILIVAVFGLLALLLITGLQSCTVMAGTAGTGVTASSYFSKDKDMLGAEKAYAKLEQKLQRYLDTYEATHNYDEYHFYLDEIEHDPYVLISILSALHDGVFTLAEVQGELEMLFEKQYILTETVTMQIRYRTKMMVIIGPYGVPQVITYQEPYEYYICTVKLKNKDLSHLPVEVLTEEQLSAYSLYMRTLGNRPDLFGQAQYPNASTIKQPTYYDIPPEALKDDRFAAMMEEATKYIGYPYVWGGSSPSTSFDCSGYISWVLNHSGWNVGRKNAQGLYNLCTPVSAAQVKPGDLVFFKGTYDTPGVSHCGIYVGNSIMLHCGDPISYTNLNSKYWQEHFYSYGRLP from the coding sequence TTGAAAGAATTGCAGGCAAAAGCCAAAGTCACCCAGACCATGACCCGTGACGGTCTGGTGGTAGAAAATCAGGCGGACGGCACTGTGGAGAACGTTTCCAGCCGGGAGGCGGAACAGGATTATTCCACGGATTCCGAGGGCAAGACCGAAAAAATACTGGAACGCACCGAGGACGTAAAGGACAAGCACAAGGCAAAGAAAAAAGCCAAACAAGCTGCGGAAACCGCCGAGAGTGAAGATGGTCTGCACCGTTCCGCCGCCCGTCTGGAACTGACCGAAGAAGAACGGGCAGACCCGGCGTTGCAGCCGTACATCCAAAAGGCGGAAGCGAAAGCCGACAAGCTGGATGCGGCCCGCGCTGCTTTGCCGAAAAAACGTGTCCCGGTCAAGGAAAAAATCTACGATGCCGCCAGCGGCAAGGCGAAATCCACCCTGCGTTTTGAGCAGCAGGACAAAGGCCCGCCCAGCCTGAAACCAAACCCGGCCAGCCGCCCGCTATCAGAAGCGTTGCTGTTCGCTCACGGAAAAATCCATGAAGTCGAACACGAAAATGTGGGTGTGGAGGGTGGCCACAAGGGTGAAGAACTGGTGGAGCATCAGACCGCCAAGGTCATCCGCAGCGGCATCCGGCACCACAAGATGAAGCCCTACAAGGCCGTGGAAAAGGCAGAGCGTCAGCTCATGTCTGCCAATGCAGAATACTTTTACCAAAAATCCTTGCGGGACAATCCGCAGCTTGCGCAGTCCGCCAGCAACCCCATTTCCCGGATGTGGCAGAAACAGCGTATAAAGCAGCAGTATGCCAAAGCTGCACGGCAGGCCGGCCAAGCCGCCGCGCAGGGTGCGGCCACCACCGCAGAGAACGGTTTCCGGGTAACGAAGCTGGCGGCCGAGGGCGGCGAACGGGTAGCCGAATTTGCGGCCCGGAACTGGAAAACCATTCTGATCGTGGCGGTGTTCGGTCTGCTGGCTCTGCTCTTGATAACGGGTTTGCAGTCCTGCACCGTGATGGCGGGCACCGCTGGAACCGGCGTGACGGCATCCTCTTACTTTTCCAAGGATAAGGATATGCTGGGTGCCGAGAAAGCCTACGCCAAGCTGGAACAAAAGTTACAACGGTATCTGGACACCTACGAGGCCACCCACAACTATGACGAGTACCATTTTTATCTGGACGAAATCGAGCATGACCCCTATGTGTTGATCTCGATTTTGTCCGCGCTGCATGACGGTGTGTTCACGCTGGCCGAGGTGCAGGGTGAACTTGAAATGCTGTTTGAAAAGCAATACATTCTGACCGAGACCGTGACCATGCAGATACGTTACCGCACAAAAATGATGGTCATTATTGGCCCGTATGGTGTGCCGCAGGTTATCACCTACCAAGAGCCGTATGAATACTACATCTGTACGGTCAAGCTGAAGAACAAAGATTTATCTCACCTGCCCGTGGAAGTGCTGACCGAAGAACAACTCAGTGCTTATTCGCTCTATATGCGCACGCTGGGCAACCGGCCGGATTTGTTCGGGCAGGCACAGTACCCCAATGCGTCCACCATCAAGCAGCCCACCTACTACGATATTCCCCCGGAAGCACTAAAGGATGATAGGTTTGCCGCCATGATGGAGGAAGCCACGAAGTACATCGGCTACCCGTATGTGTGGGGCGGCAGTTCGCCCAGCACCAGCTTTGATTGCAGCGGCTACATTTCGTGGGTGCTGAATCACTCCGGCTGGAACGTGGGCCGCAAGAACGCACAGGGGCTTTATAACCTCTGCACTCCTGTTTCGGCGGCGCAGGTCAAACCGGGCGACCTTGTGTTTTTCAAGGGAACCTACGATACCCCCGGCGTGAGCCATTGCGGCATCTATGTGGGCAATTCCATCATGCTGCACTGTGGCGACCCCATCTCCTACACGAACCTCAACTCAAAATATTGGCAGGAACATTTTTATAGCTACGGGCGTTTACCGTGA
- a CDS encoding DNA cytosine methyltransferase — MSLTHFSLFSGIGGIDLAAEAAGFTSVCQCEWAAFPAAVLASHWPEVPRFQDITTVTKEAFFEKTGLRTVTLISGGFPCQPFSTAGRQRGFHDERYLWPEMLRVIRELQPRWVLGENVAGFLRMGLDKTLIDLEQAGYDVRVFVLPAAAVGAWHERKRVFIIGSAASHPPCQRHRGCGQGAGHPNLCERQLPQDEQGRQGVDGAAFPCGLPHDPHHAGKALSQPGLGRVADGFPAQMDGHFLWAKEPSDIPRLTEEVPNRSKRMKTLGNAVSPPQVFPILKYIADIETGRCPMGGEEP, encoded by the coding sequence ATGAGCCTAACACATTTCAGCTTGTTTTCCGGCATCGGCGGCATCGACCTTGCCGCAGAAGCAGCGGGTTTCACCTCTGTCTGTCAATGCGAGTGGGCGGCCTTCCCCGCCGCTGTGCTGGCAAGCCACTGGCCGGAGGTGCCCCGATTTCAGGACATCACCACCGTAACAAAGGAGGCTTTCTTTGAAAAAACAGGACTTCGCACCGTCACCCTCATTTCAGGTGGCTTCCCGTGCCAGCCGTTCTCCACCGCAGGGCGGCAGCGCGGCTTCCACGATGAACGCTACCTGTGGCCCGAAATGCTGCGGGTCATCCGGGAATTGCAGCCCCGTTGGGTGCTTGGAGAAAATGTTGCTGGCTTCCTCCGTATGGGGCTCGACAAAACGCTCATTGACTTGGAGCAGGCAGGTTACGATGTTCGGGTTTTCGTATTACCTGCTGCTGCCGTTGGCGCGTGGCACGAACGGAAACGGGTATTCATCATCGGCTCCGCTGCTTCCCACCCCCCTTGCCAGCGACACCGGGGATGTGGGCAAGGGGCTGGACATCCAAATCTCTGCGAACGGCAGCTACCGCAAGATGAACAAGGACGGCAAGGCGTGGACGGCGCGGCTTTCCCATGTGGTCTACCGCATGACCCCCACCACGCTGGAAAAGCCCTATCTCAACCCGGACTGGGTAGAGTGGCTGATGGGTTTCCCGCGCAAATGGACGGACATTTTCTTTGGGCCAAAGAGCCCTCCGACATCCCGCGTCTGACCGAAGAGGTGCCGAACCGCAGCAAGCGGATGAAAACACTGGGCAATGCAGTTTCGCCGCCGCAGGTGTTCCCGATTCTAAAATACATTGCGGACATTGAAACGGGCCGCTGTCCGATGGGAGGTGAAGAACCTTGA
- a CDS encoding VirB4-like conjugal transfer ATPase, CD1110 family, with the protein MSRKTIPRETEKPKKLTRTQKKEIDAVIRKYKGDGKPRTAQATIPYEAIYPDGVCRIDRRTFSKCIAFEDISYQLAQPETRTAIFEHLCDLYNYVDASIHVQLSFLNRKVDPVQYAKSFEIAPQGDDFDDIRAEYTAILQKQLASGNNGIVKTKYLTFTIEADNLKTARARLTRIGLDLLGYFKTMGCVAHVMDGQARLEVLHGIFHPDGEPFRFDWDWLAPSGLSTKDFVAPSSLCFGTAKTFGLGGKYGAVSFLQILAPELSDEMLADFLKTESGILVNLHVQAIDQTEAIKTIKRKITDLDAMKIQEQKKAVRSGYDMDILPSDLATYGEDAKKLLNKLQTRNERLFMLTFLVLNVADTKQKLGNDVFQAAGVAQKYNCSLVRLDYQQEQGLVSSLPLGINQIKIQRSLTTSNVAVFVPFVTQELFQSGAAMYYGINAKSHNMIMLDRKQARCPNGLKLGTPGSGKSMSCKSEIVSVFLTTADDIFISDPEAEYYPLVKRLHGQVIKLSPTSKDYVNPLDINLNYSEDDSPLALKSDFVLSFCELVMGGKTGLEAIERTVIDRAVKAIYRPYLANPCPENMPILSDLHQALLDQHLPEADRVAQALDLYVSGSLNVFNHKTNVDIHNRLVAFDIKELGKQLKKLGMLIIQDQIWGRVTQNRSQGRATWYFADEFHLLLKEEQTAAYSAEIWKRFRKWGGVPTGATQNVKDLLSSPEIENILENSDFITLLNQASGDRKILSERLNLSADQQKYIDNSEPGEGLLIFENVVLPFSNPIPKNTQLYKIMTTRLSEVVEL; encoded by the coding sequence TTGTCCAGAAAAACGATACCCCGCGAAACCGAAAAGCCCAAAAAGCTCACCCGCACCCAGAAAAAAGAAATTGATGCTGTTATCCGCAAGTACAAGGGGGATGGCAAGCCCCGCACGGCACAGGCCACCATCCCGTATGAGGCCATCTACCCGGACGGTGTGTGCCGCATTGACCGGCGCACATTCTCCAAGTGCATTGCCTTTGAGGACATCAGTTATCAGCTGGCCCAGCCGGAAACAAGAACTGCCATCTTTGAACACCTGTGCGACCTCTACAACTATGTGGATGCTTCCATCCATGTGCAGCTTTCGTTTTTGAATCGCAAAGTTGACCCGGTGCAGTACGCAAAAAGTTTTGAGATCGCACCGCAGGGGGATGATTTTGACGACATCCGCGCCGAGTACACCGCCATCCTGCAAAAGCAGCTTGCCAGCGGAAACAACGGCATTGTCAAAACCAAGTACCTGACCTTCACCATCGAGGCAGACAATCTAAAAACCGCACGGGCGCGGCTGACCCGCATTGGTCTTGACCTGCTGGGCTATTTCAAGACCATGGGCTGCGTGGCGCACGTCATGGACGGACAGGCGCGTTTGGAGGTGCTGCACGGCATCTTCCACCCGGACGGGGAACCGTTCCGCTTTGACTGGGACTGGCTGGCGCCCTCCGGCCTGTCCACTAAGGATTTTGTGGCCCCGTCCTCCCTCTGCTTCGGCACGGCCAAGACTTTTGGACTGGGCGGCAAATATGGAGCTGTGAGCTTTTTACAAATCCTTGCGCCGGAACTTTCGGATGAAATGCTGGCCGATTTTCTCAAAACGGAAAGCGGCATTCTCGTCAATCTCCATGTGCAGGCCATCGACCAGACCGAGGCCATCAAAACCATCAAACGGAAAATCACAGACCTTGATGCTATGAAGATTCAGGAACAGAAAAAGGCTGTCCGTTCCGGGTACGACATGGATATACTGCCCAGCGACCTTGCCACCTACGGCGAGGATGCCAAAAAGCTGCTGAACAAATTGCAGACCCGGAACGAACGGCTTTTCATGCTGACTTTTTTAGTGCTGAATGTGGCCGACACCAAGCAAAAGCTGGGCAACGATGTGTTCCAAGCCGCAGGTGTGGCCCAGAAGTATAACTGCTCGCTTGTCCGGCTGGACTACCAGCAGGAGCAGGGCCTTGTGTCCAGCCTGCCGCTGGGCATCAACCAGATAAAGATTCAGCGCAGCCTTACCACCTCCAACGTGGCGGTGTTTGTGCCCTTTGTAACGCAGGAGCTTTTTCAGAGCGGTGCGGCCATGTACTACGGCATCAACGCAAAATCCCACAACATGATCATGCTGGACCGCAAGCAGGCCCGGTGTCCCAACGGCTTGAAGCTGGGCACGCCCGGCAGCGGCAAATCCATGAGCTGCAAGTCCGAAATCGTCAGTGTGTTTTTAACGACTGCTGACGATATTTTCATTTCAGACCCAGAGGCCGAGTATTATCCGCTGGTCAAGCGGCTGCATGGGCAGGTCATCAAACTTTCGCCCACCAGCAAGGACTATGTGAATCCTCTGGACATCAACCTGAATTATTCCGAAGATGACAGCCCGCTGGCCTTGAAGTCGGATTTTGTGCTGTCGTTCTGTGAGCTGGTCATGGGCGGCAAAACAGGTCTGGAAGCGATTGAACGCACCGTGATAGACCGTGCCGTGAAAGCTATCTACCGCCCCTATCTGGCGAATCCCTGCCCGGAAAATATGCCGATTTTGTCTGACCTCCACCAAGCCCTGCTCGACCAGCACTTGCCGGAAGCGGACCGGGTAGCGCAGGCATTGGACTTGTATGTGTCCGGCTCGCTGAATGTGTTTAATCACAAAACGAATGTGGACATCCATAATCGGCTTGTGGCCTTTGACATCAAAGAACTGGGCAAGCAGTTAAAAAAACTGGGGATGCTCATTATCCAAGACCAGATATGGGGCCGCGTTACCCAGAACCGCAGCCAAGGCCGGGCCACATGGTATTTTGCGGACGAGTTCCACTTGCTCTTGAAAGAGGAACAGACCGCCGCATACAGTGCCGAGATTTGGAAACGCTTCCGCAAATGGGGCGGCGTGCCCACAGGCGCCACCCAGAATGTGAAGGACCTTCTTTCTTCCCCGGAGATCGAGAACATTCTGGAAAACAGCGACTTCATCACGCTGCTGAATCAGGCATCCGGCGACCGCAAAATCCTTTCGGAACGGCTGAACCTCTCCGCAGACCAGCAGAAGTACATCGACAATTCGGAACCGGGCGAAGGACTGCTGATTTTTGAGAACGTGGTGTTGCCGTTCTCAAACCCCATCCCGAAAAACACCCAGCTCTATAAGATCATGACCACCCGGCTTAGCGAGGTGGTGGAGCTATGA
- a CDS encoding PrgI family protein, translating to MAYVTVPKDLTHVKSKVLFGLTKRQLVCFGGALLTGGPLYFLARNFLSNSAAALLMIFAMLPGLLFALFERHGQPLEVVIQQMIQCCFICPKERPYQTNNAYAALVRQYQMEQEVKAIVQKNDTPRNRKAQKAHPHPEKRN from the coding sequence ATGGCGTATGTGACCGTTCCCAAAGATTTGACCCATGTAAAATCCAAAGTCTTATTCGGACTGACCAAGCGGCAGCTGGTCTGCTTCGGCGGTGCGCTCCTTACGGGCGGGCCGCTTTATTTTTTGGCCCGGAACTTTCTTTCCAACAGTGCGGCGGCCCTGCTGATGATTTTTGCCATGCTGCCGGGGCTGCTGTTCGCCCTGTTCGAGCGGCATGGCCAGCCCCTTGAAGTAGTGATTCAGCAAATGATTCAGTGCTGCTTTATCTGTCCCAAGGAAAGGCCCTATCAAACCAACAATGCTTACGCCGCCCTTGTGCGGCAATACCAAATGGAACAGGAGGTAAAGGCCATTGTCCAGAAAAACGATACCCCGCGAAACCGAAAAGCCCAAAAAGCTCACCCGCACCCAGAAAAAAGAAATTGA
- a CDS encoding VirB6/TrbL-like conjugal transfer protein, CD1112 family, which translates to MISEIIEKWIKSILIDGITGNLSGLFDNVNAKVGEIASDVGSTPQAWNSGIFNMLRSLSETVVLPIAAAILALVMCHELIQMITEKNNMHDFDTSMFFRWIFKSAFAILIVSNTWNIVMGVFDATQSVVNQSSGVIIGETSIHFDRLIPGLEFQLESMTIGSLLSLWFQTLVVGLTMNILSICIFLVTYGRMIEIYVVTALGPIPLATMGSSEWRSTGQNYLKSLLALGFQAFLIMIVVGIYAVLIRNISGAADIAGAIWGCMGYTVLLCFCLFKTGSISKSVFGAH; encoded by the coding sequence TTGATTAGTGAGATCATCGAGAAATGGATAAAAAGCATTTTGATAGATGGCATCACGGGCAACCTCTCCGGCCTGTTCGATAACGTGAACGCTAAGGTGGGCGAAATCGCTTCGGATGTCGGCTCTACCCCGCAGGCGTGGAACAGCGGCATTTTCAATATGCTGCGTAGTCTTTCCGAAACGGTGGTGCTGCCCATTGCAGCGGCCATCCTTGCTCTTGTGATGTGCCATGAGCTTATCCAGATGATTACCGAAAAGAACAATATGCACGACTTTGACACCTCCATGTTCTTCCGCTGGATTTTCAAGTCTGCCTTTGCCATCCTCATTGTCAGCAACACATGGAATATCGTCATGGGCGTGTTCGATGCCACCCAGAGCGTTGTCAACCAAAGCTCCGGCGTTATCATCGGCGAAACATCCATCCACTTTGACCGCCTGATACCCGGACTGGAATTTCAGCTGGAAAGCATGACCATTGGCAGTCTGCTCAGCCTGTGGTTCCAGACCCTTGTGGTGGGTCTGACCATGAACATCCTGTCTATCTGTATTTTCCTTGTGACCTACGGCCGCATGATCGAGATTTATGTTGTGACCGCACTGGGGCCTATCCCGCTGGCGACCATGGGCAGCAGCGAGTGGCGCAGCACCGGGCAGAACTACTTGAAGTCTTTGCTGGCACTGGGTTTCCAAGCGTTCCTGATTATGATTGTCGTGGGCATTTACGCGGTGCTGATACGCAACATTTCGGGCGCGGCGGACATTGCCGGGGCCATCTGGGGCTGTATGGGCTATACCGTTCTGCTCTGCTTCTGTCTGTTCAAGACCGGCAGCATCAGCAAGTCGGTGTTCGGTGCCCATTGA
- a CDS encoding Maff2 family mobile element protein, which produces MEFFNSAVDTLQTIVVGLGGALCVWGGINLLEGYGQDNPGSKSQGVKQLVAGGGVALIGVTLVPLLSGLLG; this is translated from the coding sequence ATGGAATTTTTCAACAGCGCAGTTGATACTTTGCAGACGATTGTGGTCGGTCTGGGCGGTGCCCTGTGTGTCTGGGGTGGCATCAACCTGTTGGAGGGCTATGGACAGGATAACCCCGGCAGCAAGAGCCAGGGCGTGAAGCAGCTGGTCGCGGGCGGCGGCGTTGCCCTGATCGGCGTGACCCTTGTCCCGCTGCTGTCCGGGCTGCTGGGCTAA